From the Candidatus Saccharibacteria bacterium genome, the window ATCCGCATATCAAGCGGACCGGTTGAGCGAAACGCAAAGCCCCGAGACGACGTGTCAAGGTGCAGCGACGATACGCCCAAATCCGCCAGTATCATATCGAAGCGTTCGCCCCCACTCTGTAGTGTGGCTGATGCCTCTTCGAAACTGGCATGCAATACTGTTGCACCCTGTCTCTCGAACGACGTGAGCGCGTTCACCGCAGTCTCGTCGCGATCGACCAGCGTCATCTGTGATGGCGCTTGGGTATGTTCCAGCACCGCTCCTGCGTGTCCGCCGTAGCCCGCCGTCAGGTCGAGGTAAGAGTTCCCTCGTTCTGGCGCAAGATACGTCAGCACCGCCCCGAGCAGTACGGGCTTGTGTATTGTTTGATGCATAGTGCATGTCGCAACTTTGTTTTTATATTTGTATTTGTTTTGGTGATTTTTGTTTTTTTGGAGTAATTGGTTCCGGTTAGATTCGTACATCTATCCGTCCATCCGACTACCCGACTATTTATCACCTATTCAGCAGCCAACTTTTTGTTTTGTATCTAGTTTTTGTTTTTGTTGGTGTTCTTGGTCCGTATGTAAGGAAGCTTATAGTTTAGTAAGATTTCAAAAATCTTGTAATGCTTCCGACTTCCCAAGAACAAAGTGAGAGACTTATGTGTGAGGTGGAGTTTTGGGAGGTGTTTTATGGAAAGAACGAGGGCTTTTTTATGCAGTGGTGCCTTATGAATATCCACTGGTTGACTGCCGAATAGGTGACACTAACGCTTCGCGGTAATGAGACACCCCTTCGGGGTTTCTCATCGTGCGGGGTCGCGGAATAAATCCGCCGACTCCGACTGCTCTTCCCCGTCCGTAGACGGTTCTTTGCATCGAAGGTTAGACTCATTCGTGTTTGCATGATTCATGATTCATTCTTCATGATTCTTGCGCTTTAGGTTGTTAAGGTTTTTTCAAATGAGCCAGGTCTCTATGCCTGCTCACGCTGCCAGAATGCGCCAATAATTTCCGACACTTACTGCGGTGACATCTTTTTTGATGCCGGCATAGTCAAGTAAGTGCTGCTCAAGCGTTATCCGCCCCTGTTTGCCATCGAGTGATTGCTCTACCTTGCCCATGCGGAATTGCACGTTCAGGTCAGCGATACGCTCGTCTAGGATGTCTCCGGCCAGCCGAGGCTCAACCATCGTATCCCAGACCCCTTTCGGGTACAGGTGCAGATACTGTCCAAATCCACGGGTAATGACCGCTCCACCGGCAAATGTTTCGCGAAGTTCGGTCGGTATGGTTAACCGCCGTTTATCGTCGAGTTTGCGCTGGAAGTAATCCACCTGTGTCATATGATTATTTTTTAAGTGTGCGGTGAGTTTTTTGTTTTTCTCTTTCCTCCGGAGCTTCCCCTTCTCAGCAGTCTGCAATCAGATTATTGAGATGGGTGTCGCGTAGGAGGATTTTTTGCCGAAAAGTTCTTCGAGAGAATTCTTTTGGCGACTTGAGAGGTAGTTCGCCGTTCTTTTACGCGGGTTACCTACTTTTACCCACTGCTAACAGTCTACTACCCACTGTCACCCACTACAATACACATAATGCGAAAAAAGTGGTGCTTTTTACACCACTTCCCCACAGTCTAGCTAACGGTCTTCTGTTTAAGTTCCAGCTATTTCAACACCCAACCGAAAGGGGTGACCATCCTTAGGAGGTTGCGAGGGGTCAACGAATACTCCTTCGTTCGAGACAACAGATGGAACACTCGCAGGATTATTATCATTGCCCAGCCATTCAGCATATGGTTTGCCATCCGGATCTGTTTGACCTATGACGCCCATCTTAATCCAAGCCTTCTCTCCATTACTACCTGTAAACCCTAGCCACTGCGTTCCGTCGGGATCGTTATATTCAACCGGGTTTGCTATTGCTCTATTGACCCCAACAGCATCGCTAGGAACTTCATTTCCATCTACATACTCCCCGGCGCCGACATCGTGCCTACCCTTTGTATCAGGGGCAGCATATGTCTTTACGCCAGGATGAAGTTGCAACGTACCGGACTTGTAAGAGTGCACCCGAGCCCCTGCAATCGCATTTTGTTCAGCAACACCCTGCCCAAGGCTAGTTTGGACATACTCAACAAACTTGGCAACAATCGGTGTCCCAATAATAGCTGTAGCAGCCAAAAAAGGGATACCTCTTCGAACAATCTTCTGACCACGCGTCAATTCTTTTGGATCTGCAGAGGCTGTTGGTCTTTTCATGTGTCTTATTATATTCCCTTTATGCTTATTTGTCAATAGTGCAATATTATGTTCCGCTTACGCGGGCGGGGCGAGCAAAGCTGAGTTGAGCGTGGCCTATGTGGGTTTCTGCTTCACGCATATGGGTGTTGTGTAGCATTTCACCGCTGCCATGGGTATTTTGGCTATACACCACCGCTATCATGCCCTGACTCGTTTTCATTGCAGTTATTAGCAACGCGGCGATTGCAACATACAGCCCCACTTGAAAATGCAGCGAGTGCAAACGGTTCTTTAACTTTTTTTTAGTATTTTTTGACATGATGTGTTTGTTATTACTGAACTAACCTATCATATCAAAACATAACCATTTTGTCAACATTATGTGACCCGAATCACGAAACTACCCTCATCTGGTAGCCGAGTAGTACGCGCACGTAGTGCGTGAAGTAACCCTTAACACTTCTTGGGAACGAAGTGACCAAGAAGTGGTGTTCCTTGAGTTTGCCGAAGGTAGCTTCTATCTTTGGTCTCATGTGGAGCAAAAGCATTTGCCAGTCTGCGGCTAATTTCTTTCTTTGAGTATGATGCGGTGGTGCGATCACTATAGTTTTATGTTTCTTCCAGAGTCGCTTGCGCATGACGCTGCCACCGTAGTGACTATCGCCGACAAGTATCTTCGTGTGGTCATTCACGAGTTGTTCGATGTGCTGATTGTCGTGTTCATTAGCAGGAGTAAATACAACAGCTGCTAACCTGTTGTTGTAATCTATGGCCGCATGGAGCTTGAACCCGTAGTGCCACCCTTGCCAGTTCTTGCCAAAGTCGGCTACACCCTTGGCTACTTTGTGTCTGTTAGCACGTATGGGCTTACAGACGGGGAGCATTGTGCTGTCGACAAAGCGGAGCGGTGCTCCGCTTGCTAGAAGCGTCTGTAGCAACCAAACCATCTGTGGCAGTAATCGATGCACGTGAGCCACAAAGTTTTGGTACTTGGGCATATGAGGAAAACAATCCGAGTACTCTCTGCAAGCCCAGCCGTACAAACTCGAAAGGTTTTTGTGGGGTTCGGTGAGGCCATCCCATATGAGGATAGTGAGGAGTTCACTGTCTTTAAGGGCCGGATGCTGACCTCGTTTGTTTGGTTGGACGACTATGTCGTCTACCCAAACAAACACATCTACGATATTATTCCTCTGTAAAGCACGCTATACTTTTCACTGTTAATCGCTTAAACAAACAGGAGAAAAGAAATGCGTGCTTTACAGAAACAATATATCGTAGATGTCTTCGTTTGGGTAGATGACCTGGTGACTCAGCCAGTCCGTCCCGGCCAGAAACCAATCCTGAAAGATAGTGAGCTACTCACCATTCTCATCTGGGATGGATTAACCGAGCCGCATAAAACCCTCAAAAGCCTGTACCGCTGGATTGAACGTGATTATGCTGACTGTTTCCCAAAACTCCCCAAGTACCAGAAGTTTGTTCGTCATTGCCATCGTTTGCTTCCAACACTGGTTTGGTTCTTGCAGTTAACCCTAGCGAATGATGCACCGCTCAGGTTCTGTGACAGCACGATGCTACCCGTATGTAAAACGGTGCGGGCTGACCGGCATAAGGTAGCCAAAGGTGTAGCTCAGTTTGGTAAGAACCACCAGGGTTGGTGGTATGGCTTTAAGCTGCACGCGGCCGTCAATCTCAAAGGGCAATTGGCAGCTCTTTGCTTTACGCCAGCCAATGAGTACGATGCCCAACATCTTGAGAAGCTCGTCAACCACGCGACAAAGGTCGTCGTCGGCGATAGCCACTACGCCGCCAGTCCGATGCGTAAGCGTCTCTGGAAGAAGTATGGCATCGTCGTCGTGGCAAACAACAGAAAACGAGCACTGATGACAGATTGGCAATACTTCCTGCAAACCTTGAGACAGAAGGTAGAGGCCAGCTTCGGCAAGCTCAAGGAGAACCACTGCTTAGTAAGCTCATTTCCAAGAAGCGTACAGGGCTACTTCGTTCACTACATCCGAACACTCATTGGGTACCAGTTGGCTAATGGGTGATTGGGGTTATGTAAATACTACACTACCCCTCCCCGCGACTACCGGCCACTAAATATATCATCGCGTCAGCGATACAGCTAGAAATGGCACTACGGAAGCTTCCCGGCATGACTGTTGTGACGCGCTACAACACATGCGAAATTGCGACGTGGCAGTGATTTCGCGTTGTAGTCTGTCACAACAGTCACCGAGAAGTTGGAGATGTGCCTGGTTTCTTTGCTTACTTTCTGTGGCAGCACAGAAAGTAAGTCGCCCTACCGGGCGAGACCGGCATATAGTTTGGTAGCAAAAGATCCTGGTCGGCTGGCAATCCGAGAGGTGCCGGTGCCTGAGTGAGAGTTTAGCGAGACTGCGAGGTAAGGTGCACGCACGAACGTCCGAGGAGCGCATGGATTCCCGCCGGAGTTTACCCTCAACTTGGGTTGTGGGGCGGGAATGACAGAGATAGTTGTAGAGTGACTACCGGATATCAAGCTCTATTGCCACGCCCTGCTGTAGCTTCAGCAGCGTGATTCCTTGCGCGGCTAGCACCTGGGCCATCCCCTCATACGTCCACTCCCGTGCCGTATCACTCAAAAACCAGTCATGGACCGGCAAAACGTACTTTGGCTTTAGTTCTAGGGCAAGTTCTACTGCGCGGCGAGTAGAGCCCCACGGCGCCACCACTGGTAGCGCCAGCACCGGCATGGCTGCGGCAAAACTATGGCTGTCACCAGGGTGCGTGTACACACCCAGGAAATGTATGCCAATTTCTTCCGGCACTACTGCGCCGAATGGACGTACTTCTTCGTGGGGAGATGCAAATGCGGCCGCCCCCGTAGGAACAATATCTGCTGCCTGGTGAATCCCTTGCTCGCGCAGCAGTTTGACTACATCAGTTGGTGCAGTAATACGCACATCTGGGAACTTTGCCGCTATTTGCTGCAGCTTGCTCGGGTCACAGTGGTCACCGTGTATATGAGAAACAAACACGTCATCAATCCACCCAATTGTGTCCAAATCTAGCTCGCTCCAGCCACCGGGGTCAAACAACGCCACCCTCGGCTTGCCCCGCTCCTCGGCTTCCACGAGCACACAACTATGCCCGTATTTCGTTATCTTCACTTGCATACCCCCATTTTACACCTCTTTCACCCCCTCTCAACTTACCGCCCCGTCCTGCCTTCCAGTTTTTCTTCACCATATCCCGAGCCTGCCGTCCACTTCACCGCCCACTACATTTACCCCTGATATTTTTAAACCGTACGGCCGTACGGTTTATTTTGGCATGCGTGGATACCCAAATAGTGCGTCATTTAGCGTTTGGCGGTCATGGAGTTCGAGAAAGGCTATTTGTTTTTCGGTTTACGGTAGGTGCGGTAGGCAAGCTCGCCCCTGTGTTGGTCTAGACCTTCTATGTATTCGTCAAATTCTTGCAGCAAGGTAGAGAAACGGCGGTTGGGTGCCAGTACTTTTAGAAGTCTCTTTTGGTCGCGGAGATATTCTATAAGGCTAAAAAAGTCGCCGTCGCCGCTCACAATAACCGCTTTGTCGTAATGTGGCAACTCTTTCATGGCGTACAGCACAAGGTCAGCATCTATGTTCCCTTTCACCTGGGGCTTCTCTGCTTCCTCTGTTTTGCCTAGGTCATTTTCACCCGGACGAGCATGTTTCGCTCTATCGTTGATGGCTGATGGTTGATTGTTTGCTGAACGTTGAACGTTGGTCGTTGGTCGTTGTTTTATGTCAACCGTGGGCTTTAGCACCACCAAAAACCCATGGGCATACATCTGCTCGTACAGCGATTCGTTGTCGGGCAAATAGCCTATAAACATGTAGGCCTGTGTCACGTTGTATTCGCTGCGCAGCCACTCGCGAAACTTGTGCCAGTCCATCTTCCAACCAATCTTCTGCACCCCCAGGTTCAGGTTCTGGCTATCGATAAACGCGTAATTTCCCTTTGGCTTCGCTGGCGCAGACGGCTTTTTCTGTTGCCGCCCAATCCACCACGGTTTCCTCCCCTGCCCCTGTTTTTGATTTTCACTCATGAGTTTATTATACAGAGTTAAGAGATAAGAGTTAAGAGATAAGAACGCGGCCGTAGGCCGCTCAGAAAATAATCGCGCAAGCGATACAGCCGAGACGGCCATGCGAAGGCTCTTGGCTCAGGTGTTGTCAGGCTCTACAACTTCCGAAAGGCAAGGCGACTTGTTTGAAGAAGTAATCAATTGCCAGTGGCAATTGATTACTGACGAGTTGTCGCGTTGGCTGTAGAACTGACAAAGCCTGACCAAGATGCTGGAGTTCTGGCCTGGTTTCTTTTGCCTTCTTTCTTTGACAGCAAAGAAAGAAGGTCGCCTGCAGGCGCGAGAGCCTGCATCTAACTAGCTAGGATTTCCAGCAACTGAGCCCCATATTTTTCATGCTTCATCTTACCCATACCTTTTACTGCCAAGAGTGCCTGAGTGGTCTGTGGGCGGCGGGCGGCAAGCTCTTGGAGCGTGGTGTCGTGAAAAACCATGTAGGGCGGGATTTTTTCTTTGGCTGCCTGCCCCGTGCGCCATTTTTTGAGTGTGCTTAGTAGTGCTTCGTCGAGTGCCGATTCCACCTCATTTTTTTCGGCCTCTTCGGTAAAATCAGCTGTTTTTAACGCCATTTGTTCCGAAGCCTCCCGCAGCCACAGGTCAAACTCATGTACGACCGGGTGCATAGCAAGCGCCGTGTGGTTGATGCCCACCAGAAATATGCCGTCCATACTTCGCACGCGGCTCAGCGCCACGTAGCCCATACCGGGCGTAAAACTCCGGCTCAGGTCAATCTCGGCGGCATCCAGGCTCATGCCTTGGCTTTTATGGATGGTGATGGCCCACGCGAGCCGGAGCGGGAGCTGCGTCACCTCAGCTTTCACGCGGCCATCTTCCTCAAGCGACCAACTGTGCAGCTCTACTAGCACTTCGCGGCCGCCGGTCGTAACCACCAGAGGTGCGCCGTTCACAAAGTCTACCACCACGCCCCGGGTGCCATTTACAAATTTGCCTTTTTGGCTGTTGGCTACAAACATAACTTCGGCGCCTTTTTTTAGCTCCAACACCTCCGGTGCGAGCACACTTTTCATAAGCTGTTCGCGTTTGGCAGCCGCACCTTTTGCCTCCATAGTGTAACGGCGCGCGGGCTGCTGAATGGCCTGGAGGTGGCAATGATTTATGGTATCGACATCTACGTTGTGAGCATACAGTCGAGTCACCGCCTGAGCGTCTTGTATGGACCGATTCATACGTTCTCGAAGTGCTAGCTCGTGAAACTCATTTACGTCGCCGCGGCGCATGGCACCCAGCAAGTCCAAAAGCGTATCTCCGGCAGCTTGCCGGTGCTGTTCGTTCAGATAGCATATAACGGGGTTGAGTTCTTGCCAGGTTACACTTTGGTGGGCAAAATCTGCTGTGTCGCTCCCCCGTGTTACCGGTGGTAGCTGAAACAAATCACCCACCAACACCACCTGCAGGCCGCCAAACGGGGCGTCACTGCGCCGAATCTTTTTTGCAACCGCGTTCACCATATCGAGCCGCCGACCGTGCAGCATTGACACTTCGTCTATAACGAGTATATCGGTGCTATTGTAGCGCTTCACCAAGTTCGATTTGGCGCTCAGGCGAGCGAGGTCGTGCTGGCTCAAGCTATCAAGTATTCCTAGCCCAGACCAGCTGTGTATAGTGCTACCTCCTATGTGCGTCGCGGCAATCCCCGTACTGGCCGTAACGGCTACATTCTTGCCCCGCTGCTTGGCAAGACGCACAAACTGGTTCAAAACGTATGTCTTCCCCGCCCCAGGCGCACCCGTCAAAAAAACCGACTGGCCCTGCATCATTAGATTGAGTGCTTGTGACTGTCTCATCGTACCTATCTCCTTACGCTATGCGTTTACATCGTGCTTCGTCGGCGTCACTGCCCCCGAAAGTACTTCTAGTATACCCTCCTGCCCCAGCCTTGCAACTACAACAGAACTAATTTTCAACAAACCCACCCCCCTGATTTCCTTTCATACCTTAAACGAAGTATCAAACCGTCATTTTAAACCGTATGGCCGTACGGTTTATTTTCCCTCAGGGGCAAACACGGTTTTGAAACGGTCTATGAGTACGGCTTCGTGGTCTATATGGGCGGTGATTATGTATGTGACGAATCGGCTGATATCTAGCTTTTCGGCCACGAGCGTAATTTCACGGCGTGATTCAAACGGGTGCACCCAAACGCTTTGCTGCAAGTATCGGTAGCCCATCTGCTTTATCTTGTCGGTAAATAGCCGCCGCGCCCGCTTTTGCTCTTCTGGTATATCGAAGAGTACGAGTCGCCACTGTCCATCCCACACCTCTGGGACGGGTATAGCCAGATTATCGTACTCAAGCCGCTTGAGGCGGAGTCTGCCGAGAGTTGTGATTTCGAGCCCATTCTCATAGTTCTCTGCGAGCAGTTTTTTACTGCGCATATAGGCGAGCACTCGTGTTATCTCCCGCTCTTGCGCGCGCCTGTCCAGCGCGTCGAATGCTCGCTTCATAGGTCCTTCCAGACCAATGAGCGCATTTGGCGCAAGTACAAGCGCCGTTAGTGCCGTCCCAAAGACGGCCGTTCTGAGTACTGCGTCTACCAGCGCGCTGGTTTGTGCATTTTTTGCCATATTTAAATTGTACGGCCGTACGGTTTATTTAACAAGAAGCTACGAAAGCGTTCTCGTGCCGGTTATGGATGTTAGGACTGTGAACGGCAGGTGGAGCGTTACTTACGGCGACGTTTTTGGGCATTTTGACGAACCACTTCTCCGCCCGCCGCCTGAGCGAGGTTAACGGCGCCCAGAACGTTCGCTGCTACCGCCACAGCAGGCGCAAACGCTCCAACGGCAAAACAGGCTGCTGCGCCCAGCGCATTGACGTTTCGGTACCACCGAGCGGCTTTTTCGGTTTTTCCTTCTCTGGGCTGTGTTTCTGACAAAACTACACCTCGGTTTCGTCGTCTTTGACTTTCAAGGGGCGTTTTTTAATGATTTCGTAGCGTTCGCCGGTTAGCGGCGATTCCCAGTAGTCTTCATTTATGATGTTCACAAACGTGGTGAGGTCTTTTTCGTCCATGATGATGATTTTTCCTTGGTCATCTGGCATGAGCTCCAAATCCATGTCTTCGGCGTATTCGAGTGCCTTTTCTTGGCTGACCTTGCCCACTTCGAGCTTTTGCAGTTTTTGTATGAGCTGCTTTTTCCCTTTCAGCAGTGCATTCATGCCAACGCCCTCCGGGAAACTCAGCCCGTACACTTCCATAATCTCGCGCACCTTGGCTTCGGCTATACTGGCTTCTTTGGCATCGTAGCCAAACAGCGTTTTCAGCTTACTCTGGCTAAAAACATACAGGTCTTGGTCGAGCACCAGTAACTGCGGGTCTGTCGGAAGACGCAGCGCCGCCTCTGCGTCAAATGGGACAAACTTATCAGCGCGAAGCATCCAGCCCTGCTTGCCCTTCATGACCTGAGATTTTGGCAAAACTTTTGCCAGGTAAAACGGCTTATCCATCTCTGGGTGCGAAACGCGTGCCAAGACGCCCTTCATATGGTTAATATCATGTTCTTCGTCTTTAAACAGTACAATTTCTCGCTCTTGTGTGTGCAACCAACCAAGTGTTTCGCGGAGTTTCTCTACGTTGAAAACTTGGGTGCGCTGCAGAACATTGCTTTCAGCCTCAGCATCTTCAAAGCCGCGAACTATGAGCCCTTTTTCGGCTCCCTCGAGTACAAAGTCGAGTAAATCATCTATAAATATTGGTTCGAGCTGTTTCTTCAGCCCATCAGCCATAGCCGTCCTATAAAGAACAT encodes:
- a CDS encoding IS982 family transposase, with translation MFVWVDDIVVQPNKRGQHPALKDSELLTILIWDGLTEPHKNLSSLYGWACREYSDCFPHMPKYQNFVAHVHRLLPQMVWLLQTLLASGAPLRFVDSTMLPVCKPIRANRHKVAKGVADFGKNWQGWHYGFKLHAAIDYNNRLAAVVFTPANEHDNQHIEQLVNDHTKILVGDSHYGGSVMRKRLWKKHKTIVIAPPHHTQRKKLAADWQMLLLHMRPKIEATFGKLKEHHFLVTSFPRSVKGYFTHYVRVLLGYQMRVVS
- a CDS encoding IS982 family transposase — protein: MRALQKQYIVDVFVWVDDLVTQPVRPGQKPILKDSELLTILIWDGLTEPHKTLKSLYRWIERDYADCFPKLPKYQKFVRHCHRLLPTLVWFLQLTLANDAPLRFCDSTMLPVCKTVRADRHKVAKGVAQFGKNHQGWWYGFKLHAAVNLKGQLAALCFTPANEYDAQHLEKLVNHATKVVVGDSHYAASPMRKRLWKKYGIVVVANNRKRALMTDWQYFLQTLRQKVEASFGKLKENHCLVSSFPRSVQGYFVHYIRTLIGYQLANG
- a CDS encoding MBL fold metallo-hydrolase; its protein translation is MQVKITKYGHSCVLVEAEERGKPRVALFDPGGWSELDLDTIGWIDDVFVSHIHGDHCDPSKLQQIAAKFPDVRITAPTDVVKLLREQGIHQAADIVPTGAAAFASPHEEVRPFGAVVPEEIGIHFLGVYTHPGDSHSFAAAMPVLALPVVAPWGSTRRAVELALELKPKYVLPVHDWFLSDTAREWTYEGMAQVLAAQGITLLKLQQGVAIELDIR
- a CDS encoding NYN domain-containing protein; its protein translation is MSENQKQGQGRKPWWIGRQQKKPSAPAKPKGNYAFIDSQNLNLGVQKIGWKMDWHKFREWLRSEYNVTQAYMFIGYLPDNESLYEQMYAHGFLVVLKPTVDIKQRPTTNVQRSANNQPSAINDRAKHARPGENDLGKTEEAEKPQVKGNIDADLVLYAMKELPHYDKAVIVSGDGDFFSLIEYLRDQKRLLKVLAPNRRFSTLLQEFDEYIEGLDQHRGELAYRTYRKPKNK
- a CDS encoding AAA family ATPase, with the protein product MRQSQALNLMMQGQSVFLTGAPGAGKTYVLNQFVRLAKQRGKNVAVTASTGIAATHIGGSTIHSWSGLGILDSLSQHDLARLSAKSNLVKRYNSTDILVIDEVSMLHGRRLDMVNAVAKKIRRSDAPFGGLQVVLVGDLFQLPPVTRGSDTADFAHQSVTWQELNPVICYLNEQHRQAAGDTLLDLLGAMRRGDVNEFHELALRERMNRSIQDAQAVTRLYAHNVDVDTINHCHLQAIQQPARRYTMEAKGAAAKREQLMKSVLAPEVLELKKGAEVMFVANSQKGKFVNGTRGVVVDFVNGAPLVVTTGGREVLVELHSWSLEEDGRVKAEVTQLPLRLAWAITIHKSQGMSLDAAEIDLSRSFTPGMGYVALSRVRSMDGIFLVGINHTALAMHPVVHEFDLWLREASEQMALKTADFTEEAEKNEVESALDEALLSTLKKWRTGQAAKEKIPPYMVFHDTTLQELAARRPQTTQALLAVKGMGKMKHEKYGAQLLEILAS
- a CDS encoding DUF4868 domain-containing protein codes for the protein MDENTVEAQRQKEIDSYQETDVFAWANNLVQYKDELKIELFFISKNYVLYRTAMADGLKKQLEPIFIDDLLDFVLEGAEKGLIVRGFEDAEAESNVLQRTQVFNVEKLRETLGWLHTQEREIVLFKDEEHDINHMKGVLARVSHPEMDKPFYLAKVLPKSQVMKGKQGWMLRADKFVPFDAEAALRLPTDPQLLVLDQDLYVFSQSKLKTLFGYDAKEASIAEAKVREIMEVYGLSFPEGVGMNALLKGKKQLIQKLQKLEVGKVSQEKALEYAEDMDLELMPDDQGKIIIMDEKDLTTFVNIINEDYWESPLTGERYEIIKKRPLKVKDDETEV